The following coding sequences are from one Bos mutus isolate GX-2022 chromosome 22, NWIPB_WYAK_1.1, whole genome shotgun sequence window:
- the ALDH3B1 gene encoding aldehyde dehydrogenase family 3 member B1 isoform X4, producing MKDEKVSKNLATQLDSAFIRKEPFGLVLILSPWNYPLNLSLGPLVGALAAGNCVVLKPSEISKNTEKVLAEVLPRYLDQSCFAVVLGGPQETGRLLEHKFDYIFFTGNPQVGKIVMTAAAKHLTPVTLELGGKNPCYVDDNCDPQTVANRVAFFRCFNAGQTCVAPDYVLCSPEMQAQLVPALQSAITRFYGDDPQSSPNLGRIISQKHFQRLRGLLSCGRVVIGGQSDECDLYIGPAHHRPRPPQAPPARGPAPGLSRPLSRAAPTVLVDVQETDPVMQEEIFGPILPIVNVRSLGQAIDFINRREKPLALYAFSNSSQVVKRVLAQTSSGGFCGNDGFMHLTLASLPFGGVVLLRHLLPPPRLPAAPPRAGEDLRHPLPAPHSAQPEGAADGHGDPQLQLHPAVSPPQARGTERPSHPTPMSPPLPWPPEAGGDTTWDPRCRGKGPAKATVQTSACPPLTQGFSFQALSCPATRMGQGVGTWETV from the exons ATGAAGGATGAGAAAGTGTCCAAGAACCTG GCCACGCAGCTGGACTCGGCCTTCATCCGGAAGGAGCCCTTTGGCCTGGTGCTCATCCTGTCTCCCTGGAACTATCCTCTGAACCTGAGCCTGGGGCCCCTGGTGGGTGCCCTCGCAGCAG GGAACTGCGTGGTGCTGAAACCCTCGGAGATCAGCAAGAACACTGAGAAGGTCCTGGCCGAGGTGCTGCCCCGATACCTGGACCAG AGCTGCTTTGCCGTGGTGCTGGGTGGGCCCCAGGAGACAGGGCGGCTGCTGGAGCACAAGTTCGACTACATATTCTTCACAG GGAACCCTCAAGTTGGCAAGATTGTCATGACTGCCGCCGCCAAGCACCTGACGCCCGTCACGCTGGAGCTGGGAGGCAAGAACCCCTGCTACGTGGACGACAACTGCGACCCCCAGACCGTGGCCAACCGGGTGGCCTTCTTCCGCTGTTTCAACGCGGGCCAGACCTGCGTGGCCCCCGACTATGTCCTGTGCAGTCCCGAGATGCAGGCGCAGCTGGTGCCCGCCCTGCAGAGCGCCATCACCCGTTTCTATGGCGACGACCCCCAGAGCTCCCCAAACCTGGGCCGCATCATCAGCCAGAAGCATTTCCAGCGGCTCcggggcctgctgagctgtggcCGCGTGGTCATCGGCGGCCAGAGTGACGAATGCGATCTCTACATCG GCCCCGCCCACCATAGGCCCCGCCCGCCACAGGCCCCGCCCGCCAGAGGCCCCGCCCCTGGGCTGAGCCGGCCCCTGTCCCGGGCAGCCCCCACGGTGCTGGTGGACGTGCAGGAGACCGATCCGGTGATGCAGGAGGAAATCTTCGGGCCCATCCTACCTATCGTGAACGTGAGGAGCCTGGGCCAGGCCATCGACTTCATCAACCGTCGGGAGAAGCCCCTGGCCCTGTACGCCTTCTCCAACAGCAGCCAG GTGGTCAAGCGGGTCCTGGCCCAGACCAGCAGCGGGGGCTTCTGCGGGAACGACGGCTTCATGCACTTGACCCTGGCCAGCCTGCCTTTCGGAGGAGTGG TTCTCCTTCGACACCTTCTCCCACCACCGCGCCTGCCTGCTGCGCCGCCCCGGGCTGGAGAAGATCTACGCCATCCGCTACCCGCCCCACACTCCGCGCAACCTGAGGGTGCTGCTGATGGCCATGGAGACCCGCAGCTGCAGCTGCACCCTGCTGTGAGCCCACCCCAGGCGCGGGGCACTGAGCGTCCCTCCCACCCCACGCCCATGAGTCCTCCGCTGCCGTGGCCACCTGAGGCTGGTGGAGACACGACCTGGGATCCACGATGCAGGGGGAAAGGACCTGCCAAGGCCACAGTCCAGACCAGTGCTTGCCCTCCTCTCACCCAGGGCTTCTCTTTTCAGGCCCTCAGCTGCCCCGCAACCAGGATGGGCCAAGGTGTGGGCACGTGGGAGACTGTGTAA
- the NDUFS8 gene encoding NADH dehydrogenase [ubiquinone] iron-sulfur protein 8, mitochondrial isoform X1 gives MWPLRAPLHPRDPLSQMRKPKMRCLTMPMLLRALAQAQAARAGHASVRGLHSSAVAATYKYVNLREPSMDMKSVTDRAAQTLLWTELIRGLGMTLSYLFREPATINYPFEKGPLSPRFRGEHALRRYPSGEERCIACKLCEAVCPAQAITIEAEPRADGSRRTTRYDIDMTKCIYCGFCQEACPVDAIVEGPNFEFSTETHEELLYNKEKLLNNGDKWEAEIAANIQADYLYR, from the exons ATGTGGCCTCTTCGAGCCCCCCTCCATCCCCGTGACCCCttatcacagatgagaaaacccaaG ATGCGCTGCCTGACCATGCCCATGCTGCTTCGGGCcctggcccaggcccaggccgCACGTGCAG GGCATGCAAGTGTCCGCGGCCTCCACAGCAGCGCAGTGGCAGCCACCTACA AATATGTGAACCTGCGGGAGCCCTCGATGGACATGAAGTCGGTGACTGACCGGGCAGCACAGACCCTGCTGTGGACCGAGCTCATCCGAG GCCTGGGCATGACCCTGAGCTACCTGTTCCGTGAGCCCGCCACCATCAACTACCCGTTTGAGAAGGGCCCGCTGAGTCCGCGCTTCCGCGGGGAGCACGCACTGCGCCGTTACCCGTCCGGGGAGGAGCGCTGCATCGCCTGCAAGCTCTGTGAGGCTGTCTGCCCGGCCCAG GCCATCACCATCGAGGCTGAGCCGCGGGCCGATGGCAGCCGCCGGACCACGCGCTATGACATCGACATGACCAAGTGCATCTACTGCGGCTTCTGCCAGGAGGCCTGCCCCGTGGACGCCATCGTGGAG GGCCCCAACTTCGAGTTCTCCACCGAGACGCACGAGGAGCTGCTGTACAACAAGGAGAAGCTGCTCAACAACGGGGACAAGTGGGAGGCTGAGATCGCTGCCAACATCCAGGCCGACTACCTTTACCGATGA
- the ALDH3B1 gene encoding aldehyde dehydrogenase family 3 member B1 isoform X1 — translation MDPFADTLQRLREAFVSGRTRPAEFRAAQLKGLSRFLRENKQLLQEALAQDLHKSAFEAEVSEISISQNEINLALRNLRAWMKDEKVSKNLATQLDSAFIRKEPFGLVLILSPWNYPLNLSLGPLVGALAAGNCVVLKPSEISKNTEKVLAEVLPRYLDQSCFAVVLGGPQETGRLLEHKFDYIFFTGNPQVGKIVMTAAAKHLTPVTLELGGKNPCYVDDNCDPQTVANRVAFFRCFNAGQTCVAPDYVLCSPEMQAQLVPALQSAITRFYGDDPQSSPNLGRIISQKHFQRLRGLLSCGRVVIGGQSDECDLYIGPAHHRPRPPQAPPARGPAPGLSRPLSRAAPTVLVDVQETDPVMQEEIFGPILPIVNVRSLGQAIDFINRREKPLALYAFSNSSQVVKRVLAQTSSGGFCGNDGFMHLTLASLPFGGVVLLRHLLPPPRLPAAPPRAGEDLRHPLPAPHSAQPEGAADGHGDPQLQLHPAVSPPQARGTERPSHPTPMSPPLPWPPEAGGDTTWDPRCRGKGPAKATVQTSACPPLTQGFSFQALSCPATRMGQGVGTWETV, via the exons ATGGACCCCTTTGCAGACACCCTGCAGCGGCTGCGGGAGGCCTTCGTCTCGGGGCGCACGCGGCCGGCTGAGTTCCGGGCCGCCCAGCTGAAGGGCCTGAGCCGCTTCCTGCGAGAGAACAAGCAGCTTCTGCAGGAGGCGCTGGCTCAGGACCTGCAcaag TCAGCCTTCGAGGCAGAGGTGTCTGAAATCAGCATCAGCCAGAACGAGATTAACTTGGCCCTTAGGAACCTGAGGGCCTGGATGAAGGATGAGAAAGTGTCCAAGAACCTG GCCACGCAGCTGGACTCGGCCTTCATCCGGAAGGAGCCCTTTGGCCTGGTGCTCATCCTGTCTCCCTGGAACTATCCTCTGAACCTGAGCCTGGGGCCCCTGGTGGGTGCCCTCGCAGCAG GGAACTGCGTGGTGCTGAAACCCTCGGAGATCAGCAAGAACACTGAGAAGGTCCTGGCCGAGGTGCTGCCCCGATACCTGGACCAG AGCTGCTTTGCCGTGGTGCTGGGTGGGCCCCAGGAGACAGGGCGGCTGCTGGAGCACAAGTTCGACTACATATTCTTCACAG GGAACCCTCAAGTTGGCAAGATTGTCATGACTGCCGCCGCCAAGCACCTGACGCCCGTCACGCTGGAGCTGGGAGGCAAGAACCCCTGCTACGTGGACGACAACTGCGACCCCCAGACCGTGGCCAACCGGGTGGCCTTCTTCCGCTGTTTCAACGCGGGCCAGACCTGCGTGGCCCCCGACTATGTCCTGTGCAGTCCCGAGATGCAGGCGCAGCTGGTGCCCGCCCTGCAGAGCGCCATCACCCGTTTCTATGGCGACGACCCCCAGAGCTCCCCAAACCTGGGCCGCATCATCAGCCAGAAGCATTTCCAGCGGCTCcggggcctgctgagctgtggcCGCGTGGTCATCGGCGGCCAGAGTGACGAATGCGATCTCTACATCG GCCCCGCCCACCATAGGCCCCGCCCGCCACAGGCCCCGCCCGCCAGAGGCCCCGCCCCTGGGCTGAGCCGGCCCCTGTCCCGGGCAGCCCCCACGGTGCTGGTGGACGTGCAGGAGACCGATCCGGTGATGCAGGAGGAAATCTTCGGGCCCATCCTACCTATCGTGAACGTGAGGAGCCTGGGCCAGGCCATCGACTTCATCAACCGTCGGGAGAAGCCCCTGGCCCTGTACGCCTTCTCCAACAGCAGCCAG GTGGTCAAGCGGGTCCTGGCCCAGACCAGCAGCGGGGGCTTCTGCGGGAACGACGGCTTCATGCACTTGACCCTGGCCAGCCTGCCTTTCGGAGGAGTGG TTCTCCTTCGACACCTTCTCCCACCACCGCGCCTGCCTGCTGCGCCGCCCCGGGCTGGAGAAGATCTACGCCATCCGCTACCCGCCCCACACTCCGCGCAACCTGAGGGTGCTGCTGATGGCCATGGAGACCCGCAGCTGCAGCTGCACCCTGCTGTGAGCCCACCCCAGGCGCGGGGCACTGAGCGTCCCTCCCACCCCACGCCCATGAGTCCTCCGCTGCCGTGGCCACCTGAGGCTGGTGGAGACACGACCTGGGATCCACGATGCAGGGGGAAAGGACCTGCCAAGGCCACAGTCCAGACCAGTGCTTGCCCTCCTCTCACCCAGGGCTTCTCTTTTCAGGCCCTCAGCTGCCCCGCAACCAGGATGGGCCAAGGTGTGGGCACGTGGGAGACTGTGTAA
- the ALDH3B1 gene encoding aldehyde dehydrogenase family 3 member B1 isoform X5 — MDPFADTLQRLREAFVSGRTRPAEFRAAQLKGLSRFLRENKQLLQEALAQDLHKSAFEAEVSEISISQNEINLALRNLRAWMKDEKVSKNLATQLDSAFIRKEPFGLVLILSPWNYPLNLSLGPLVGALAAGNCVVLKPSEISKNTEKVLAEVLPRYLDQSCFAVVLGGPQETGRLLEHKFDYIFFTGNPQVGKIVMTAAAKHLTPVTLELGGKNPCYVDDNCDPQTVANRVAFFRCFNAGQTCVAPDYVLCSPEMQAQLVPALQSAITRFYGDDPQSSPNLGRIISQKHFQRLRGLLSCGRVVIGGQSDECDLYIAPTVLVDVQETDPVMQEEIFGPILPIVNVRSLGQAIDFINRREKPLALYAFSNSSQVVKRVLAQTSSGGFCGNDGFMHLTLASLPFGGVGSSGMGNYHGKFSFDTFSHHRACLLRRPGLEKIYAIRYPPHTPRNLRVLLMAMETRSCSCTLL, encoded by the exons ATGGACCCCTTTGCAGACACCCTGCAGCGGCTGCGGGAGGCCTTCGTCTCGGGGCGCACGCGGCCGGCTGAGTTCCGGGCCGCCCAGCTGAAGGGCCTGAGCCGCTTCCTGCGAGAGAACAAGCAGCTTCTGCAGGAGGCGCTGGCTCAGGACCTGCAcaag TCAGCCTTCGAGGCAGAGGTGTCTGAAATCAGCATCAGCCAGAACGAGATTAACTTGGCCCTTAGGAACCTGAGGGCCTGGATGAAGGATGAGAAAGTGTCCAAGAACCTG GCCACGCAGCTGGACTCGGCCTTCATCCGGAAGGAGCCCTTTGGCCTGGTGCTCATCCTGTCTCCCTGGAACTATCCTCTGAACCTGAGCCTGGGGCCCCTGGTGGGTGCCCTCGCAGCAG GGAACTGCGTGGTGCTGAAACCCTCGGAGATCAGCAAGAACACTGAGAAGGTCCTGGCCGAGGTGCTGCCCCGATACCTGGACCAG AGCTGCTTTGCCGTGGTGCTGGGTGGGCCCCAGGAGACAGGGCGGCTGCTGGAGCACAAGTTCGACTACATATTCTTCACAG GGAACCCTCAAGTTGGCAAGATTGTCATGACTGCCGCCGCCAAGCACCTGACGCCCGTCACGCTGGAGCTGGGAGGCAAGAACCCCTGCTACGTGGACGACAACTGCGACCCCCAGACCGTGGCCAACCGGGTGGCCTTCTTCCGCTGTTTCAACGCGGGCCAGACCTGCGTGGCCCCCGACTATGTCCTGTGCAGTCCCGAGATGCAGGCGCAGCTGGTGCCCGCCCTGCAGAGCGCCATCACCCGTTTCTATGGCGACGACCCCCAGAGCTCCCCAAACCTGGGCCGCATCATCAGCCAGAAGCATTTCCAGCGGCTCcggggcctgctgagctgtggcCGCGTGGTCATCGGCGGCCAGAGTGACGAATGCGATCTCTACATCG CCCCCACGGTGCTGGTGGACGTGCAGGAGACCGATCCGGTGATGCAGGAGGAAATCTTCGGGCCCATCCTACCTATCGTGAACGTGAGGAGCCTGGGCCAGGCCATCGACTTCATCAACCGTCGGGAGAAGCCCCTGGCCCTGTACGCCTTCTCCAACAGCAGCCAG GTGGTCAAGCGGGTCCTGGCCCAGACCAGCAGCGGGGGCTTCTGCGGGAACGACGGCTTCATGCACTTGACCCTGGCCAGCCTGCCTTTCGGAGGAGTGG GCAGCAGTGGGATGGGCAATTACCACGGCAAGTTCTCCTTCGACACCTTCTCCCACCACCGCGCCTGCCTGCTGCGCCGCCCCGGGCTGGAGAAGATCTACGCCATCCGCTACCCGCCCCACACTCCGCGCAACCTGAGGGTGCTGCTGATGGCCATGGAGACCCGCAGCTGCAGCTGCACCCTGCTGTGA
- the ALDH3B1 gene encoding aldehyde dehydrogenase family 3 member B1 isoform X2 — MDPFADTLQRLREAFVSGRTRPAEFRAAQLKGLSRFLRENKQLLQEALAQDLHKSAFEAEVSEISISQNEINLALRNLRAWMKDEKVSKNLATQLDSAFIRKEPFGLVLILSPWNYPLNLSLGPLVGALAAGNCVVLKPSEISKNTEKVLAEVLPRYLDQSCFAVVLGGPQETGRLLEHKFDYIFFTGNPQVGKIVMTAAAKHLTPVTLELGGKNPCYVDDNCDPQTVANRVAFFRCFNAGQTCVAPDYVLCSPEMQAQLVPALQSAITRFYGDDPQSSPNLGRIISQKHFQRLRGLLSCGRVVIGGQSDECDLYIAPTVLVDVQETDPVMQEEIFGPILPIVNVRSLGQAIDFINRREKPLALYAFSNSSQVVKRVLAQTSSGGFCGNDGFMHLTLASLPFGGVVLLRHLLPPPRLPAAPPRAGEDLRHPLPAPHSAQPEGAADGHGDPQLQLHPAVSPPQARGTERPSHPTPMSPPLPWPPEAGGDTTWDPRCRGKGPAKATVQTSACPPLTQGFSFQALSCPATRMGQGVGTWETV, encoded by the exons ATGGACCCCTTTGCAGACACCCTGCAGCGGCTGCGGGAGGCCTTCGTCTCGGGGCGCACGCGGCCGGCTGAGTTCCGGGCCGCCCAGCTGAAGGGCCTGAGCCGCTTCCTGCGAGAGAACAAGCAGCTTCTGCAGGAGGCGCTGGCTCAGGACCTGCAcaag TCAGCCTTCGAGGCAGAGGTGTCTGAAATCAGCATCAGCCAGAACGAGATTAACTTGGCCCTTAGGAACCTGAGGGCCTGGATGAAGGATGAGAAAGTGTCCAAGAACCTG GCCACGCAGCTGGACTCGGCCTTCATCCGGAAGGAGCCCTTTGGCCTGGTGCTCATCCTGTCTCCCTGGAACTATCCTCTGAACCTGAGCCTGGGGCCCCTGGTGGGTGCCCTCGCAGCAG GGAACTGCGTGGTGCTGAAACCCTCGGAGATCAGCAAGAACACTGAGAAGGTCCTGGCCGAGGTGCTGCCCCGATACCTGGACCAG AGCTGCTTTGCCGTGGTGCTGGGTGGGCCCCAGGAGACAGGGCGGCTGCTGGAGCACAAGTTCGACTACATATTCTTCACAG GGAACCCTCAAGTTGGCAAGATTGTCATGACTGCCGCCGCCAAGCACCTGACGCCCGTCACGCTGGAGCTGGGAGGCAAGAACCCCTGCTACGTGGACGACAACTGCGACCCCCAGACCGTGGCCAACCGGGTGGCCTTCTTCCGCTGTTTCAACGCGGGCCAGACCTGCGTGGCCCCCGACTATGTCCTGTGCAGTCCCGAGATGCAGGCGCAGCTGGTGCCCGCCCTGCAGAGCGCCATCACCCGTTTCTATGGCGACGACCCCCAGAGCTCCCCAAACCTGGGCCGCATCATCAGCCAGAAGCATTTCCAGCGGCTCcggggcctgctgagctgtggcCGCGTGGTCATCGGCGGCCAGAGTGACGAATGCGATCTCTACATCG CCCCCACGGTGCTGGTGGACGTGCAGGAGACCGATCCGGTGATGCAGGAGGAAATCTTCGGGCCCATCCTACCTATCGTGAACGTGAGGAGCCTGGGCCAGGCCATCGACTTCATCAACCGTCGGGAGAAGCCCCTGGCCCTGTACGCCTTCTCCAACAGCAGCCAG GTGGTCAAGCGGGTCCTGGCCCAGACCAGCAGCGGGGGCTTCTGCGGGAACGACGGCTTCATGCACTTGACCCTGGCCAGCCTGCCTTTCGGAGGAGTGG TTCTCCTTCGACACCTTCTCCCACCACCGCGCCTGCCTGCTGCGCCGCCCCGGGCTGGAGAAGATCTACGCCATCCGCTACCCGCCCCACACTCCGCGCAACCTGAGGGTGCTGCTGATGGCCATGGAGACCCGCAGCTGCAGCTGCACCCTGCTGTGAGCCCACCCCAGGCGCGGGGCACTGAGCGTCCCTCCCACCCCACGCCCATGAGTCCTCCGCTGCCGTGGCCACCTGAGGCTGGTGGAGACACGACCTGGGATCCACGATGCAGGGGGAAAGGACCTGCCAAGGCCACAGTCCAGACCAGTGCTTGCCCTCCTCTCACCCAGGGCTTCTCTTTTCAGGCCCTCAGCTGCCCCGCAACCAGGATGGGCCAAGGTGTGGGCACGTGGGAGACTGTGTAA
- the ALDH3B1 gene encoding aldehyde dehydrogenase family 3 member B1 isoform X3, translated as MDPFADTLQRLREAFVSGRTRPAEFRAAQLKGLSRFLRENKQLLQEALAQDLHKSAFEAEVSEISISQNEINLALRNLRAWMKDEKVSKNLATQLDSAFIRKEPFGLVLILSPWNYPLNLSLGPLVGALAAGNCVVLKPSEISKNTEKVLAEVLPRYLDQSCFAVVLGGPQETGRLLEHKFDYIFFTGNPQVGKIVMTAAAKHLTPVTLELGGKNPCYVDDNCDPQTVANRVAFFRCFNAGQTCVAPDYVLCSPEMQAQLVPALQSAITRFYGDDPQSSPNLGRIISQKHFQRLRGLLSCGRVVIGGQSDECDLYIGPAHHRPRPPQAPPARGPAPGLSRPLSRAAPTVLVDVQETDPVMQEEIFGPILPIVNVRSLGQAIDFINRREKPLALYAFSNSSQVVKRVLAQTSSGGFCGNDGFMHLTLASLPFGGVGSSGMGNYHGKFSFDTFSHHRACLLRRPGLEKIYAIRYPPHTPRNLRVLLMAMETRSCSCTLL; from the exons ATGGACCCCTTTGCAGACACCCTGCAGCGGCTGCGGGAGGCCTTCGTCTCGGGGCGCACGCGGCCGGCTGAGTTCCGGGCCGCCCAGCTGAAGGGCCTGAGCCGCTTCCTGCGAGAGAACAAGCAGCTTCTGCAGGAGGCGCTGGCTCAGGACCTGCAcaag TCAGCCTTCGAGGCAGAGGTGTCTGAAATCAGCATCAGCCAGAACGAGATTAACTTGGCCCTTAGGAACCTGAGGGCCTGGATGAAGGATGAGAAAGTGTCCAAGAACCTG GCCACGCAGCTGGACTCGGCCTTCATCCGGAAGGAGCCCTTTGGCCTGGTGCTCATCCTGTCTCCCTGGAACTATCCTCTGAACCTGAGCCTGGGGCCCCTGGTGGGTGCCCTCGCAGCAG GGAACTGCGTGGTGCTGAAACCCTCGGAGATCAGCAAGAACACTGAGAAGGTCCTGGCCGAGGTGCTGCCCCGATACCTGGACCAG AGCTGCTTTGCCGTGGTGCTGGGTGGGCCCCAGGAGACAGGGCGGCTGCTGGAGCACAAGTTCGACTACATATTCTTCACAG GGAACCCTCAAGTTGGCAAGATTGTCATGACTGCCGCCGCCAAGCACCTGACGCCCGTCACGCTGGAGCTGGGAGGCAAGAACCCCTGCTACGTGGACGACAACTGCGACCCCCAGACCGTGGCCAACCGGGTGGCCTTCTTCCGCTGTTTCAACGCGGGCCAGACCTGCGTGGCCCCCGACTATGTCCTGTGCAGTCCCGAGATGCAGGCGCAGCTGGTGCCCGCCCTGCAGAGCGCCATCACCCGTTTCTATGGCGACGACCCCCAGAGCTCCCCAAACCTGGGCCGCATCATCAGCCAGAAGCATTTCCAGCGGCTCcggggcctgctgagctgtggcCGCGTGGTCATCGGCGGCCAGAGTGACGAATGCGATCTCTACATCG GCCCCGCCCACCATAGGCCCCGCCCGCCACAGGCCCCGCCCGCCAGAGGCCCCGCCCCTGGGCTGAGCCGGCCCCTGTCCCGGGCAGCCCCCACGGTGCTGGTGGACGTGCAGGAGACCGATCCGGTGATGCAGGAGGAAATCTTCGGGCCCATCCTACCTATCGTGAACGTGAGGAGCCTGGGCCAGGCCATCGACTTCATCAACCGTCGGGAGAAGCCCCTGGCCCTGTACGCCTTCTCCAACAGCAGCCAG GTGGTCAAGCGGGTCCTGGCCCAGACCAGCAGCGGGGGCTTCTGCGGGAACGACGGCTTCATGCACTTGACCCTGGCCAGCCTGCCTTTCGGAGGAGTGG GCAGCAGTGGGATGGGCAATTACCACGGCAAGTTCTCCTTCGACACCTTCTCCCACCACCGCGCCTGCCTGCTGCGCCGCCCCGGGCTGGAGAAGATCTACGCCATCCGCTACCCGCCCCACACTCCGCGCAACCTGAGGGTGCTGCTGATGGCCATGGAGACCCGCAGCTGCAGCTGCACCCTGCTGTGA
- the NDUFS8 gene encoding NADH dehydrogenase [ubiquinone] iron-sulfur protein 8, mitochondrial isoform X2 has protein sequence MRCLTMPMLLRALAQAQAARAGHASVRGLHSSAVAATYKYVNLREPSMDMKSVTDRAAQTLLWTELIRGLGMTLSYLFREPATINYPFEKGPLSPRFRGEHALRRYPSGEERCIACKLCEAVCPAQAITIEAEPRADGSRRTTRYDIDMTKCIYCGFCQEACPVDAIVEGPNFEFSTETHEELLYNKEKLLNNGDKWEAEIAANIQADYLYR, from the exons ATGCGCTGCCTGACCATGCCCATGCTGCTTCGGGCcctggcccaggcccaggccgCACGTGCAG GGCATGCAAGTGTCCGCGGCCTCCACAGCAGCGCAGTGGCAGCCACCTACA AATATGTGAACCTGCGGGAGCCCTCGATGGACATGAAGTCGGTGACTGACCGGGCAGCACAGACCCTGCTGTGGACCGAGCTCATCCGAG GCCTGGGCATGACCCTGAGCTACCTGTTCCGTGAGCCCGCCACCATCAACTACCCGTTTGAGAAGGGCCCGCTGAGTCCGCGCTTCCGCGGGGAGCACGCACTGCGCCGTTACCCGTCCGGGGAGGAGCGCTGCATCGCCTGCAAGCTCTGTGAGGCTGTCTGCCCGGCCCAG GCCATCACCATCGAGGCTGAGCCGCGGGCCGATGGCAGCCGCCGGACCACGCGCTATGACATCGACATGACCAAGTGCATCTACTGCGGCTTCTGCCAGGAGGCCTGCCCCGTGGACGCCATCGTGGAG GGCCCCAACTTCGAGTTCTCCACCGAGACGCACGAGGAGCTGCTGTACAACAAGGAGAAGCTGCTCAACAACGGGGACAAGTGGGAGGCTGAGATCGCTGCCAACATCCAGGCCGACTACCTTTACCGATGA